From Polaribacter haliotis:
TTTGCTGCGCTTCAAAAAGATTCGCCAAAATTTAATGTGAATGATGGTTTATTGCAAGCAAAAAGCGAAAATGGAATTTGTAAAGTAATTTGTTTTAGCCCAGATCATTCAAAGAGTTTGGCAGACATGGAAGTTGCTGACATTAAAAAGGTGGTAAATACTTGGCAAAAAGAATATGTTTCTATTGGTGAAATTGAAGGCATAAATTATGTTCAAATTTTTGAAAACAAAGGAGCAGTAATGGGTTGTAGCAATCCTCATCCTCATGGACAAATCTGGAGTCAGACTTCGTTACCTAATGAAGTTGATAAAAAAAATCAGCAACAATTAGCCTATTATAAAGAGAAAAAAAGTAGTCTTTTAGGAGATTATTTACAACAAGAACAAACATCTAAAGAAAGAATTATTTTTGAAAATGACGATTTTTTAGTGTTGACTCCTTTTTGGGCAATTTGGCCTTTTGAAGTGATGATTGCTCCTAAAAAAGCGCAAAAAAACATCACAGAAATGACCGAAAACGAAGCTTTAAATTTCGCAGAAGCAATTTCTGTTATTACAAAAGCGTATGACAAGTTGTTCAACACTTCTTTCCCATATTCTTCTGGAATACATCAAGCACCCACAGATGGAGAAGAAAATAAACATTGGCATTGGCATATGAGTTTTTATCCACCTTTGTTAAGAAGCGCAACTGTAAAGAAATTTATGGTGGGTTATGAGATGTTTGGATCGCCACAAAGAGATATTACTGCAGAAATTGCTGCAGCTAGATTAAAAGAATTAGTTTAAAGATTACCTTTCAAGAGGAATTCAAAAATAAAAGTCCTAAAAAAAATTAACAATTACATCTTCTAAAAATTCTGATGTATATTTAGACACATTTAAAATCAACTTACAACTAAAAACCAAATTATGCAATTTCTAACCTTTATAGGATTTACGGCTTTAGTGGCAATTATCGCTTATTTAAAAACAAGAAGCACAAAGGAAGATTCTTCAGATGGATATTTTTTAGGAGGACGAAGTTTAACAGCTGGAGTTATAGCTGGTTCTTTATTATTAACTAATCTATCTACAGAACAAATCGTTGGCTTAAATGGAGCTGCTTACGAAAGTGGATTATCTGTAATGGTTTGGGAGACATTAGCAGCAATTGCAATGGTAGTAACAGCCATGTTTTTATTACCAAGATACTTAAAAGGCGGTTTAACAACAGTTCCTGGGTTCTTGGCGAAAAGATTCGATGTTACCACAAAAACACTTACCTCTGGATTATTTCTAACAGGTTATGTAGTTGTTCTGCTTCCTGTAATTTTATATTCTGGTTCTTTAGCCATTAGCGGAATGTTCGATGTTCCTGAATTATTAGGTGTTACTCAAAAAGAATCTATTTGGATTTGTGTTTGGGGAATTGGAATTATAGGTTCTATTTATGCTGTTTTTGGAGGATTAAAAGCAGTTGCAGTTTCAGATTCTATTAACGCAATTGGTTTATTAATTGGAGGTATTTTAATTCCTATTTTTGGATTGATGATGATTGGAGATGGAAGTTTGTTAGATGGTTTATCCATCTTAACAACAGAAAATCCAGATAAATTTAAATCTATGGGAGGAGAAGCAGATCCTGTTCCTTTTTATACGATTTTTACAGGAATGATGCTAGTTCAATTATTTTATTGGGGAACCAACCAACAGATTATACAAAGAGCTTTAGGAGCAAAAGATTTAAAAGAAGGGCAAAAAGGTTTATTATTAGCTTCATTTATAAAAATATTGGGGCCAATAATTGTTGTTTTGCCAGGTTTAATTGCTTTTCACTTATTTCAAGGGAATTTAGAATCTGCAGACAGTGCATATCCAGAATTGGTTAGAAAAGTATTGCCACAAGCTTGGGTTGGTTTCTTTGCTGCTGTTTTATTTGGTGCAATTTTAAGTTCTTTTAATAGTGTTTTAAACAGTTCTGTAACTTTATTTGGTATAGATATTTACAAACAGCACATCAACAAAGAGGCAGACGAAAAAACAGTAGTAAAATATGGTAAAACATTTGGAGTTATATTAGCAATTGCAGCGATGTTTATTGCTCCATTAATAGCAAATGCAGGAAGCTTATTTGATTATTTACAAGAAATTAACGGAATATATAGTATCCCTATTTTAACGATTATTATTGTTGGTTACTTAACAAAATATGTTCCAGCAATAGCCGCTAAAATTGGTTTAGTTTCTGGATGTTTATTGTATGTAATGAGTCAATTTTTTATGCAACCTTATTTTGTAGATGCTGCAATGGAAGAAGCAAACATAAAAGGAATTACAGATGCAACAGAACTAGCTATTATTGAAGCACAAGCATATCCTCACTTTTTAGATGTTATGGCTATTTTATTCATTCTAAACGTAATTATTATGTTGATAATCGGAAAATTATATCCAAGAAAAGAACCTTTTATTCAAGAATATACAAAACAAGTAGATATTACGCCTTGGAAATACACAAAACATGCTGGTATAGCTATTTGCTTAATTGTGGTTGGGGTTTATGTTTACTTTGCTTAAATAGGATATTATTATTCTAAAATATAGATGTCCTGATAAATTTATTTTATTGGGACTTATTTTTTGAATTCATTATTGAATAAATTGCAACGATTTTATTTAAGGAATAACTACCTTTAAATTTAATAAAATTACACCTCAGAAGTTATGGATATAAAATTAGCAGTATTAATAGATGGCGATAATATACCATCTGCTTACGTAAAAGAAATGATGGAAGAAATTGCTAAATATGGCAATCCAACCATTAAACGTATTTATGGAGACTGGACCAAACCACACTTGTCTAAATGGAAAAACATGCTGTTAGAAAATGCCATTACTCCTATTCAACAATATGGTTATACAACTGGTAAAAACGCTACAGATTCTGCAATGATTATAGATGCAATGGATATTTTATATTCAGAAAAAGTAGATGGTTTTTGCTTGGTTTCTAGTGATAGCGATTTTACACGTTTGGCAACTCGTTTGCGAGAAGCAGGCATGAAAGTGTATGGTTTGGGCGAAAAGAAAACGCCAAATCCTTTTATTGTTGCTTGCGACAAGTTTATTTATATTGAAATCTTAAAACAAGAAGCCTCTGAAAATGAAGAAGAATCTACAGAAATAGAAAAAAATACTAAAAACAAATACGATAAAATAACTCAAAAAGAAATTAAATTTATAGCATCTACCATAGAAGATGTTGCAGATGATGATGGTTGGGCATTTTTAGGTGATGTTGGTAGTTTACTCCAAAAGAAACAACCCAATTTCGATTCTAGAAATTATGGTTTTCAAAAATTAACGCCTTTAATTAAATCGATAAATAATTTTGAAATCGAAAAAAGAGACACTTCTAAAGGAAGATTAAAACTTATTTATGTAAAGATTAAAGAAGTAAAATCTAAAAGGGAAAAAAGTAGTAACTAAAATTATTTCACTTTTAATAAAATGAAATATTATAAACAAAAAAAAGCATCTCAATAAAGAGATGCTTTTTGCGGTCTGGACGGGACTCGAACCCGCGACCCCCTGCGTGACAGGCAGGTATTCTAACCAGCTGAACTACCAGACCGTTGCTATTAGCGGTGGCAAATATATAATAGATTTTAATATCTACAAACAAAAAAATGATTTTTATTTAATTTTTTTTCTACTAATTAAATATTTTGTGAGAATTTGATTAAATCCAGAATGAATATCTACAGGAACATAATCAATTTGATATTGTAAACATTTATTTTTCAATTCTTTAAAATAATTTTCTACAATTTCTTTGTATTTTTCTTGCACATTCTCTGCGTAGACATTTATTTCTTCTCCAGTTTCTAAATCGACAAATTTTTTGGGTGAATTGTCAAAATTGAAGTTTAATTCTGTTTTTCCATCGAAAGTGTGAAATAAAACCACCTCGTGTTTGTTATATTTTAAATGACGTAAGGCTTCAAAAAGTGCTTCGTCGTCTTTAGAAGTTTGAAACATGTCTGTAAAAACAAAAATTAAAGAGCGTCTGTGAATTTTTTCAGCAATTTCGTGTAAATATTTATAAGTATCTGTAGTTGCACTCGATTTTGAAACCAATAATTGCTCTAATTGATGCAATAACATCTTTCTATGGCGCTCACTACCCTTTTCTGGCGCATAATATTCATAAGAATCTGCATAAATACTTAAACCAACTGAGTCTCTTTGTTTTTTGAAAATTTCCATTAATGCAGCTGCTGCAACTGCAGAAAAACCGACCTTATTTAAAGAATCTACTGTTTGCTTTTTTACAACAGGATAATGCATTGAAGCTGAATTATCTATAATAATATGACAACGCAAGTTCGTTTCTTCCTCATATTTTTTAGTGTAGAGTTTCTCTGTTTTTGCAAACAGTTTCCAATCGATATGTCGTGTGCTTTCGCCTTTATTGTATAATTTATGTTCGGAAAATTCTACAGAAAACCCATGAAACGGACTTTTATGCATTCCTGTGATAAAACCTTCCACCACTTGTTTTGCAAGGATATCTAAATTTTTAATTTCCGAAGATTGTACGTTTGATAAATCCATACTTATTTTTTAATTTCTTGGGCTCTCGAAAGATTATCTGTTGTTTGCAGTAATTTTTTCTCTAAAATAGGATTGTAATTCGGATTTTCATCTAAAAATTTACTTAAAATTTCAAATGCTTCTTTTGATGAATAATTTCCAATAGAACTTGCCAACCAACCTTTAGGAAAGAAAATATCTCCAGTTAATTGTACTTCTTCTAATTTTTCTAAAATAGATTTTAAATGTTTTGTAGAAGATTTTTGTCTTAAAGGATGATGTATGTTGTTCAAAGCACTTTGCACCCAAGATTCTTTTTCTCTGTTTTCTTTTTGTAAAAGTGATTCCATAAACGCATCTCTAACATTTTCATCATTAGAAAGCGATGGTAACAACCATTTAAAACGCTCTAATCTGTCTAGATTTGAAATTCGGGTTTGCTGTTCTTCTAAAATTTCATTGGCTTTTGGATGCTTGAAAATTGCTAATTTCATTGCCAAAGAAGTGTAATCGTTTTCATTTAAAAAGAGGTTTTTGATATTTTTATCTTTCTTCCAAATTGTATACAAATTGTTTACACCAACTTCTGAAAAAGCAATAGATTGATATAGCCCAAAAAGGGTTCTTTTGATATTTTTAGGCAACTCACTTTCTAATAAATTAAAAATTGAAGTTTCTGAATTCTTCTGAATATTATTTTGCTCTTCCTCATTTAAGAACGTCCAAAATATATGCTGAATTCTACCTGATAAATAACCAGTAATTAGTTCGTTTTCTTCTTTCTGAACTGCCTCTAAATACACATTGTAGGTTTCTAATGGAGTGATTTCTCCATTCAACATATTTTCGTATAAATTTATATATTGATATCCTCTTGAAACTTCATCTTTTATGTTTTTATAAGAATCTATTTTATCTTTATAAATAGGAAAAACACCATAACCAAATCCGTTTGTATTGTACAAAATTTGCCCTGGTTTAAAATCTTTTGTTGCTAAAGTAATATCAAAAGATTTACCCATATTCTTTATGTTAATGTTCTTTAAATATCCTCTTTCATCTAACAATTGAATTCTAAAAGATTGCGTCCAAATTTTATCTGAACCATCTTCTGCTTTTTGATGAATAACAAACTTGGTAACGTTTCCTTTTTCATTTAATTCGATTTCTTCATAAAAAACAGGCCTTCCAGCTGAATTCACCCAAACATCACTCCAATTTTTAATATCTCCAGCAGATTTTTTATCTAATATTGAAACCAATTCGTTCCAATCTGCATTTGAGTTCTGGTATGTTTTTATATATTCTTGAATTCCTTGTTGAAAAGCTTCTTCTCCCAATAAAAACTCCAATTGACGCATCATAATTGGTGCTTTGTTGTAAATAATTCTCCCATATAAAGAACCCGCATTTTTTAAGTTTCCTAAATATTGGCGAATGGCATTTGTACCTTTTGTTCTGTCTTCTGAATACGCACTTGGGTAATGAGACATCATAAAACTTAAATCGTGATTTATCTCTGGAAAAACAGGATTCATAATTTTATCTGCCATAAAATTGGCAAAAACCTCTTTCATCCAAACATCGTTAAACCATTTCATGGTAACCAAATCGCCAAACCACATGTGTGAAGTTTCGTGTGCAATTAATTTTGCTCTGCTTAATTTTCTATTTTGAGTCGCATTTTTATCTAAAAATAAAGAAGAAGCTCTGTATTGAATCGCACCAACATGTTCCATTCCACCATATTGAAAGGGCGGAATTGCTGCAAAATCCATCTTTTGAAACGGGAATTTTACTTGTGTATAACTCTTTAGAAAACCCAACGAATTTTGATGAATTTTGTATACTTCATCCACACTTTCATCAATTTTTTCTTGGTTGTTTTCTCTGTATAAAAAACGCATATCGAATGCACCCGGATTTTTAATTTCTTCCGTAAATTTTCCAGCGACAAAAGAAAATAAATACGTGCTCATTAAATCGGTTTTCGCAAACGTGTGTTCTGTAAAACCATCTATTTCTAATGCGCTTTCTTCAAAAGCTCCACACAACACTTTCCAATCTTTTGGCGCAGTTATTCTTAATTTATAATTTGCTTTTATATCTGGTTGATCGAAACAAGGAAACAAGGTACTTGCCCTATCTGGAACTAATAAAGTGTATAAAAACTCTTCGTTTCTATTGAGAGAAATTTCTCCAGCATTAAAAAATATTTCGATTGAATTCGCTCCTTTTACAAGATGTTTTTTATCGATAATTAAATGCTCTTTTTCGTGTTTTATTTCTAAAATTTGTCCATTTACTTTTAATGATTTTAAATGTGATTTTTCTTCATTAAAATCTAAAATTAAATCATTTTCAAGATTATTCAAAGTTAAATCTAACTGTAATTTAGAAGAAATTGGGCTCGTTTTTTCCTTTGGAATTTTAAAATCTAAATGATATAAAACGTCAGAAATTTGTTGTTTTCTTAATTGTGCTAATTCTAAAGAAATTCCTTTGTCGAGAATAATATCATCTTGTTTAGAAGTACAAGAAAAAATAAATAAAATAGATAAAAAGTAAAATGCTTTTTTCATTTAAATTGAATTTTTGAAATAATTTCTATTGAGCTTTAATTGGCGAACAAATTTCAATAATAAACCCATTATTATCTGTTACATAACCCACTTTTTGACCCCAAGGTTTTTCTCTTATAGGTTCAAATTCTTTTGCTCCAAAAGAAATCGCTTTTTTAAAATCTATTTCTATATTTTCTGAAGTAAAAGCTAATTCTATACCAAAAGGTTTTCTCGAAATTGAACTTTTGACAAAACCTTTTTTAAAATTAGAATTCCCCAATTCAAATGAAGCAAAAGCAATGGTAGTTTCACCTGAAATTAACTCGCCATAATCTTTTTCTGGAGTCATAAATTTTTCAGAAAAACCAAAAACTTTTTTATAAAACTCAAGTGTCTCAAACACACTTTCTACATATAATATAGTGTAAGCATACTTCATATATTAATAATTTAAAGTTATGTTATACAAAACACCTAAAATAAAAAAAGGTTTAGCGTTAGCCAAACCTTTTTAATATTATAAAATGTTAATTGTTACTATAATGCAGCATCAATTTTTCCTG
This genomic window contains:
- a CDS encoding M1 family metallopeptidase codes for the protein MKKAFYFLSILFIFSCTSKQDDIILDKGISLELAQLRKQQISDVLYHLDFKIPKEKTSPISSKLQLDLTLNNLENDLILDFNEEKSHLKSLKVNGQILEIKHEKEHLIIDKKHLVKGANSIEIFFNAGEISLNRNEEFLYTLLVPDRASTLFPCFDQPDIKANYKLRITAPKDWKVLCGAFEESALEIDGFTEHTFAKTDLMSTYLFSFVAGKFTEEIKNPGAFDMRFLYRENNQEKIDESVDEVYKIHQNSLGFLKSYTQVKFPFQKMDFAAIPPFQYGGMEHVGAIQYRASSLFLDKNATQNRKLSRAKLIAHETSHMWFGDLVTMKWFNDVWMKEVFANFMADKIMNPVFPEINHDLSFMMSHYPSAYSEDRTKGTNAIRQYLGNLKNAGSLYGRIIYNKAPIMMRQLEFLLGEEAFQQGIQEYIKTYQNSNADWNELVSILDKKSAGDIKNWSDVWVNSAGRPVFYEEIELNEKGNVTKFVIHQKAEDGSDKIWTQSFRIQLLDERGYLKNINIKNMGKSFDITLATKDFKPGQILYNTNGFGYGVFPIYKDKIDSYKNIKDEVSRGYQYINLYENMLNGEITPLETYNVYLEAVQKEENELITGYLSGRIQHIFWTFLNEEEQNNIQKNSETSIFNLLESELPKNIKRTLFGLYQSIAFSEVGVNNLYTIWKKDKNIKNLFLNENDYTSLAMKLAIFKHPKANEILEEQQTRISNLDRLERFKWLLPSLSNDENVRDAFMESLLQKENREKESWVQSALNNIHHPLRQKSSTKHLKSILEKLEEVQLTGDIFFPKGWLASSIGNYSSKEAFEILSKFLDENPNYNPILEKKLLQTTDNLSRAQEIKK
- a CDS encoding UDP-glucose--hexose-1-phosphate uridylyltransferase; the protein is MNNTNLQDYSHKRFNILTGEWVLVSPHRAKRPWQGQNEEISTEKRPSYDESCYLCATNTRINGEVNPDYKDVFIFTNDFAALQKDSPKFNVNDGLLQAKSENGICKVICFSPDHSKSLADMEVADIKKVVNTWQKEYVSIGEIEGINYVQIFENKGAVMGCSNPHPHGQIWSQTSLPNEVDKKNQQQLAYYKEKKSSLLGDYLQQEQTSKERIIFENDDFLVLTPFWAIWPFEVMIAPKKAQKNITEMTENEALNFAEAISVITKAYDKLFNTSFPYSSGIHQAPTDGEENKHWHWHMSFYPPLLRSATVKKFMVGYEMFGSPQRDITAEIAAARLKELV
- a CDS encoding NYN domain-containing protein, with the protein product MDIKLAVLIDGDNIPSAYVKEMMEEIAKYGNPTIKRIYGDWTKPHLSKWKNMLLENAITPIQQYGYTTGKNATDSAMIIDAMDILYSEKVDGFCLVSSDSDFTRLATRLREAGMKVYGLGEKKTPNPFIVACDKFIYIEILKQEASENEEESTEIEKNTKNKYDKITQKEIKFIASTIEDVADDDGWAFLGDVGSLLQKKQPNFDSRNYGFQKLTPLIKSINNFEIEKRDTSKGRLKLIYVKIKEVKSKREKSSN
- a CDS encoding DUF58 domain-containing protein; this encodes MDLSNVQSSEIKNLDILAKQVVEGFITGMHKSPFHGFSVEFSEHKLYNKGESTRHIDWKLFAKTEKLYTKKYEEETNLRCHIIIDNSASMHYPVVKKQTVDSLNKVGFSAVAAAALMEIFKKQRDSVGLSIYADSYEYYAPEKGSERHRKMLLHQLEQLLVSKSSATTDTYKYLHEIAEKIHRRSLIFVFTDMFQTSKDDEALFEALRHLKYNKHEVVLFHTFDGKTELNFNFDNSPKKFVDLETGEEINVYAENVQEKYKEIVENYFKELKNKCLQYQIDYVPVDIHSGFNQILTKYLISRKKIK
- a CDS encoding VOC family protein translates to MKYAYTILYVESVFETLEFYKKVFGFSEKFMTPEKDYGELISGETTIAFASFELGNSNFKKGFVKSSISRKPFGIELAFTSENIEIDFKKAISFGAKEFEPIREKPWGQKVGYVTDNNGFIIEICSPIKAQ
- a CDS encoding solute:sodium symporter family transporter, which encodes MQFLTFIGFTALVAIIAYLKTRSTKEDSSDGYFLGGRSLTAGVIAGSLLLTNLSTEQIVGLNGAAYESGLSVMVWETLAAIAMVVTAMFLLPRYLKGGLTTVPGFLAKRFDVTTKTLTSGLFLTGYVVVLLPVILYSGSLAISGMFDVPELLGVTQKESIWICVWGIGIIGSIYAVFGGLKAVAVSDSINAIGLLIGGILIPIFGLMMIGDGSLLDGLSILTTENPDKFKSMGGEADPVPFYTIFTGMMLVQLFYWGTNQQIIQRALGAKDLKEGQKGLLLASFIKILGPIIVVLPGLIAFHLFQGNLESADSAYPELVRKVLPQAWVGFFAAVLFGAILSSFNSVLNSSVTLFGIDIYKQHINKEADEKTVVKYGKTFGVILAIAAMFIAPLIANAGSLFDYLQEINGIYSIPILTIIIVGYLTKYVPAIAAKIGLVSGCLLYVMSQFFMQPYFVDAAMEEANIKGITDATELAIIEAQAYPHFLDVMAILFILNVIIMLIIGKLYPRKEPFIQEYTKQVDITPWKYTKHAGIAICLIVVGVYVYFA